A DNA window from Pogona vitticeps strain Pit_001003342236 chromosome 2, PviZW2.1, whole genome shotgun sequence contains the following coding sequences:
- the MKRN2OS gene encoding MKRN2 opposite strand protein isoform X1 has product MQPLDSEKSLIKISHCNKDIFGSSVPKHCPLCGQSLVYRKLEEAPVSIPSPFVNGHRERCSFLLKPTTGTFLSGYDGSSDLHVGITNTKGLVYNYNEAGVHKAEHGWEQCVNIPLVQPDMYGLLEQWDLYLEQFSAAEIWLPHRMFGSRSATALSGLSGTFNRYDEHLHNCYTYALMFINCVLSAQKQQPMNKSEFTEKFVIPRTRKASKYITIYKEICKNGFYTVDHPSQEGGTSTVGRLTS; this is encoded by the exons ATGCAGCCTTTGGACTCAGAGAAAAGCTTAATCAAAATCAGCCACTGTAACAAAGACATATTTGGCTCTTCTGTGCCCAAGCACTGCCCTCTTTGTGGTCAGAGTCTGGTCTACAGGAAACTGGAAGAAGCACCAGTCAGCATCCCTAGTCCATTTGTGAACGGGCacagagaaagatgttcttttttgCTTAAACCTACTACAGGAACATTTCTAAG TGGCTATGATGGAAGTTCTGACCTTCATGTTGGGATAACCAATACCAAAG gtTTGGTGTATAATTACAACGAAGCAGGAGTTCACAAAGCTGAACATGGGTGGGAACAATGTGTGAACATTCCTCTCGTCCAGCCTGACATGTATGGCCTTCTTGAGCAATGGGATTTATACCTAGAACAATTCTCAGCAGCAGAGATCTGGCTTCCTCACAG gatgtttggttcaaggtcagcaaccgcactatctgggttgtccgggacgtTTAACAG GTACGATGAACATCTCCACAATTGTTACACGTATGCACTAATGTTTATTAACTGTGTGCTGAGTGCCCAAAAGCAGCAGCCAATGAATAAAAGTGAATTTACAGAGAAATTTGTGATTCCACGTACAAGAAAAGCTTCCAAATATATCACTATCTATAAAGAAATATGCAAGAATGGCTTCTATACTGTTGATCACCCTAGTCAAGAAGGAGGCACTTCCACTGTGGGCCGTTTGACTTCATAA
- the MKRN2OS gene encoding MKRN2 opposite strand protein isoform X2 codes for MQPLDSEKSLIKISHCNKDIFGSSVPKHCPLCGQSLVYRKLEEAPVSIPSPFVNGHRERCSFLLKPTTGTFLSGYDGSSDLHVGITNTKGLVYNYNEAGVHKAEHGWEQCVNIPLVQPDMYGLLEQWDLYLEQFSAAEIWLPHRYDEHLHNCYTYALMFINCVLSAQKQQPMNKSEFTEKFVIPRTRKASKYITIYKEICKNGFYTVDHPSQEGGTSTVGRLTS; via the exons ATGCAGCCTTTGGACTCAGAGAAAAGCTTAATCAAAATCAGCCACTGTAACAAAGACATATTTGGCTCTTCTGTGCCCAAGCACTGCCCTCTTTGTGGTCAGAGTCTGGTCTACAGGAAACTGGAAGAAGCACCAGTCAGCATCCCTAGTCCATTTGTGAACGGGCacagagaaagatgttcttttttgCTTAAACCTACTACAGGAACATTTCTAAG TGGCTATGATGGAAGTTCTGACCTTCATGTTGGGATAACCAATACCAAAG gtTTGGTGTATAATTACAACGAAGCAGGAGTTCACAAAGCTGAACATGGGTGGGAACAATGTGTGAACATTCCTCTCGTCCAGCCTGACATGTATGGCCTTCTTGAGCAATGGGATTTATACCTAGAACAATTCTCAGCAGCAGAGATCTGGCTTCCTCACAG GTACGATGAACATCTCCACAATTGTTACACGTATGCACTAATGTTTATTAACTGTGTGCTGAGTGCCCAAAAGCAGCAGCCAATGAATAAAAGTGAATTTACAGAGAAATTTGTGATTCCACGTACAAGAAAAGCTTCCAAATATATCACTATCTATAAAGAAATATGCAAGAATGGCTTCTATACTGTTGATCACCCTAGTCAAGAAGGAGGCACTTCCACTGTGGGCCGTTTGACTTCATAA
- the MKRN2OS gene encoding MKRN2 opposite strand protein isoform X3 codes for MYGLLEQWDLYLEQFSAAEIWLPHRYDEHLHNCYTYALMFINCVLSAQKQQPMNKSEFTEKFVIPRTRKASKYITIYKEICKNGFYTVDHPSQEGGTSTVGRLTS; via the exons ATGTATGGCCTTCTTGAGCAATGGGATTTATACCTAGAACAATTCTCAGCAGCAGAGATCTGGCTTCCTCACAG GTACGATGAACATCTCCACAATTGTTACACGTATGCACTAATGTTTATTAACTGTGTGCTGAGTGCCCAAAAGCAGCAGCCAATGAATAAAAGTGAATTTACAGAGAAATTTGTGATTCCACGTACAAGAAAAGCTTCCAAATATATCACTATCTATAAAGAAATATGCAAGAATGGCTTCTATACTGTTGATCACCCTAGTCAAGAAGGAGGCACTTCCACTGTGGGCCGTTTGACTTCATAA
- the TSEN2 gene encoding tRNA-splicing endonuclease subunit Sen2 isoform X2 → MKDIRSNLPIISFKKYQCHVEWAKSLMQEEGLDDSTINTILINYNEPLNLREEAAQNSQDEKTSEVETSGDEPKPIVTSLGMNGDTVAHLYDPPSSCGAFESNVIGSETVDKTHLEKQCPLETHCGLKQDSLTEQEPYFSIDKEYYHEYVLVEEEESNLGPEEDGGSEKSHINRKEKLMCRRNPFKIFEYLQLCLEEAFFLVYALGCLSICYNEAPLSILKLWEVFSEAQPNFKATYMAYHYFRSKGWVPKVGLKYGTDLLLYRKGPPFYHASYSVIVELVDDNFEGSLRRPLSWKSLSGLNRTTANVSKELMFCYLIKPSDMTEKEMLSPECLRRIKVQELILSRWVASSERSDQEEL, encoded by the exons ATGAAAG ATATCAGATCAAACCTGCCTATAATCTCATTTAAAAA GTACCAGTGTCATGTCGAATGGGCTAAAAGCCTGATGCAGGAGGAAGGACTGGATGACAGCACGATTAACACAATCCTTATAAATTATAATGAGCCACTTAACTTGAGAGAAGAAGCTGCACAAAATAGTCAGGATGAAAAAACATCAGAAGTGGAAACTTCTGGAGATGAGCCAAAGCCTATTGTGACTTCTCTAGGAATGAACGGGGATACGGTAGCCCATCTTTATGACCCACCTTCCAGTTGCGGTGCTTTTGAATCTAATGTAATAGGATCTGAAACTGTAGATAAAACTCATTTGGAAAAACAGTGTCCACTTGAAACTCATTGTGGCTTGAAGCAAGACAGTCTCACTGAACAAGAACCTTACTTTTCAATTGATAAAGAATATTATCATGAATATGTATTGGTTGAAGAAGAGGAATCAAatctgggcccagaagaagatgGAGGAAGTGAGAAGTCACAT ATAAACcgaaaagaaaaattaatgtgCAGAAGAAACCCATTTAAGATTTTTGAATATTTACAACTCTGTTTAGAAGAG gcTTTTTTCTTGGTTTATGCTCTGGGATGCTTAAGTATCTGTTACAATGAG GCACCTTTATCTATCCTCAAACTCTGGGAGGTTTTCAGTGAAGCGCAACCCAACTTTAAGGCAACGTACATGGCATATCACTACTTTCGCTCGAAAGGATGGGTCCCTAAAGTTGGGCTGAAATATGGAACTGATCTCT TGTTGTATCGAAAAGGTCCTCCTTTTTACCATGCCAG TTATTCTGTGATTGTTGAATTAGTTGATGATAACTTTGAAGGCTCACTGCGCAGACCTCTCAGCTGGAAGTCTTTGTCTGGGCTGAACAGAACCACAGCAAATGTTTCTAag GAACTCATGTTCTGTTACTTGATCAAACCATCTGATATGACTGAAAAAGAAATGCTCTCACCAGAATGTCTCAGAAGAATTAAAGTTCAG GAACTGATTCTAAGTCGTTGGGTCGCATCCTCTGAGCGCAGTGACCAAGAAGAGCTGTGA
- the TSEN2 gene encoding tRNA-splicing endonuclease subunit Sen2 isoform X1, translated as MAEAVFHPPRRKRRVYESYDSPFPIFFSEDSIDRKNCKICQAEIINNNVIVKNPEDIEQLYSKGFFGKGVLSRSRPEYSISDPALVAKWQDIRSNLPIISFKKYQCHVEWAKSLMQEEGLDDSTINTILINYNEPLNLREEAAQNSQDEKTSEVETSGDEPKPIVTSLGMNGDTVAHLYDPPSSCGAFESNVIGSETVDKTHLEKQCPLETHCGLKQDSLTEQEPYFSIDKEYYHEYVLVEEEESNLGPEEDGGSEKSHINRKEKLMCRRNPFKIFEYLQLCLEEAFFLVYALGCLSICYNEAPLSILKLWEVFSEAQPNFKATYMAYHYFRSKGWVPKVGLKYGTDLLLYRKGPPFYHASYSVIVELVDDNFEGSLRRPLSWKSLSGLNRTTANVSKELMFCYLIKPSDMTEKEMLSPECLRRIKVQELILSRWVASSERSDQEEL; from the exons ATGGCAGAAGCAGTTTTccatcctccaagaaggaaaagaagagtgTATGAATCATATGATTCCCCATTCCCTATCTTCTTCTCTGAGGACAGCATTGATAGAAAGAATTGCAAAATATGCCAGGCTGAAATTATAAATAACAACGTAATTGTGAAGAACCCTGAAGATATAGAACAGCTATACAGCAAG GGATTTTTTGGGAAAGGTGTTCTTTCAAGAAGTCGCCCAGAATACAGTATTTCAGATCCAGCGTTGGTTGCTAAGTGGCAGG ATATCAGATCAAACCTGCCTATAATCTCATTTAAAAA GTACCAGTGTCATGTCGAATGGGCTAAAAGCCTGATGCAGGAGGAAGGACTGGATGACAGCACGATTAACACAATCCTTATAAATTATAATGAGCCACTTAACTTGAGAGAAGAAGCTGCACAAAATAGTCAGGATGAAAAAACATCAGAAGTGGAAACTTCTGGAGATGAGCCAAAGCCTATTGTGACTTCTCTAGGAATGAACGGGGATACGGTAGCCCATCTTTATGACCCACCTTCCAGTTGCGGTGCTTTTGAATCTAATGTAATAGGATCTGAAACTGTAGATAAAACTCATTTGGAAAAACAGTGTCCACTTGAAACTCATTGTGGCTTGAAGCAAGACAGTCTCACTGAACAAGAACCTTACTTTTCAATTGATAAAGAATATTATCATGAATATGTATTGGTTGAAGAAGAGGAATCAAatctgggcccagaagaagatgGAGGAAGTGAGAAGTCACAT ATAAACcgaaaagaaaaattaatgtgCAGAAGAAACCCATTTAAGATTTTTGAATATTTACAACTCTGTTTAGAAGAG gcTTTTTTCTTGGTTTATGCTCTGGGATGCTTAAGTATCTGTTACAATGAG GCACCTTTATCTATCCTCAAACTCTGGGAGGTTTTCAGTGAAGCGCAACCCAACTTTAAGGCAACGTACATGGCATATCACTACTTTCGCTCGAAAGGATGGGTCCCTAAAGTTGGGCTGAAATATGGAACTGATCTCT TGTTGTATCGAAAAGGTCCTCCTTTTTACCATGCCAG TTATTCTGTGATTGTTGAATTAGTTGATGATAACTTTGAAGGCTCACTGCGCAGACCTCTCAGCTGGAAGTCTTTGTCTGGGCTGAACAGAACCACAGCAAATGTTTCTAag GAACTCATGTTCTGTTACTTGATCAAACCATCTGATATGACTGAAAAAGAAATGCTCTCACCAGAATGTCTCAGAAGAATTAAAGTTCAG GAACTGATTCTAAGTCGTTGGGTCGCATCCTCTGAGCGCAGTGACCAAGAAGAGCTGTGA